In a genomic window of Bradyrhizobium sp. LLZ17:
- the rpoB gene encoding DNA-directed RNA polymerase subunit beta: MAQQTFTGRKRVRKFFGHIKEVAEMPNLIEVQKASYDQFLMVDEPQGGRSDEGLQAVFRSVFPISDFSGTSMLEFVRYEFEPPKYDVDECRQRGMTFAAPLKVTLRLIVFDIDEETGAKSVKDIKEQDVYMGDIPLMTMNGTFIVNGTERVIVSQMHRSPGVFFDHDKGKTHSSGKLLFAARVIPYRGSWLDIEFDAKDIVYARIDRRRKLPVTSLMFALGLDGEAILSTFYKKILYKRTKEGWRVPFDANRFRGYSTINDLIDADTGKVVLEAGKKLTVRGARQMQEKGLKALRLSDEELVGNYLAEDLVNPKTGEIHAEAGEEITDKSMKALNEQGYKELPLLDIDHVNVGAYIRNTLAADKNMTREDALFDIYRVMRPGEPPTLDSAQAMFQSLFFDAERYDLSAVGRVKMNMRLDLDAPDTQRTLRKEDILSVIKTLVDLRDGKGEIDDIDHLGNRRVRSVGELMENQYRIGLLRMERAIKERMSSVDIDTVMPQDLINAKPAAAAVREFFGSSQLSQFMDQTNPLSEITHKRRLSALGPGGLTRERAGFEVRDVHPTHYGRICPIETPEGPNIGLINSLATFARVNKYGFVETPYRKVKDGRVTDEVVYLSAMEEGRYTVAQANVPLDAKGRFTEDLVVCRHAGEVLPVTPDKVDYMDVSPKQLVSVAAALIPFLENDDANRALMGSNMQRQAVPLVRAEAPFVGTGMEGVVARDSGAAIAARRSGVIDQIDATRVVIRATEDLDPTKSGVDIYRLMKYQRSNQSTCINQRPLVKVGDMVKKGDIIADGPSTDLGELALGRNVLVAFMPWNGYNFEDSILLSERIVKEDVFTSIHIEEFEVMARDTKLGPEEITRDIPNVSEEALKNLDEAGIVYIGAEVRAGDILVGKITPKGESPMTPEEKLLRAIFGEKASDVRDTSLRVPPGVQGTIVEVRVFNRHGVDKDERALAIEREEIERLAKDRDDEQAILDRNVYNRLAELLEGRQGIAGPKGFKKDTKITRAVLEEYPKSQWWLFASPNDKLMAEIEAMRKQYDESKKGLEQRFLDKVEKLQRGDELPPGVMKMVKVFVAVKRKIQPGDKMAGRHGNKGVVSKIVPIEDMPFLEDGTHADIVLNPLGVPSRMNVGQILETHLGWACAGLGKRIGQTVDAYLAKQDIRPLKETLKKVYGEDETIKSLNDGELIELGRNLSHGVPIATPVFDGAKEADIEEMLKLAGLDASGQSTVYDGRTGDAFDRKVTVGYIYMLKLHHLVDDKIHARSIGPYSLVTQQPLGGKAQFGGQRFGEMEVWALEAYGAAYTLQEMLTVKSDDVAGRTKVYEAIVRGDDTFEAGIPESFNVLVKEMRSLGLNVDLHNSKVGPGTAEAAE, translated from the coding sequence ATGGCGCAGCAGACATTCACCGGTCGCAAACGCGTTCGCAAGTTCTTCGGACACATCAAGGAAGTCGCCGAGATGCCGAACCTCATCGAGGTTCAGAAGGCGTCCTATGACCAGTTCCTGATGGTCGACGAACCCCAGGGCGGGCGGTCGGACGAGGGCTTGCAGGCGGTGTTCCGCTCGGTGTTTCCGATCTCGGACTTCTCCGGCACCTCGATGCTGGAATTCGTGCGCTACGAGTTCGAGCCGCCGAAATACGACGTCGACGAGTGCCGCCAGCGCGGCATGACCTTCGCGGCACCGCTCAAGGTTACGCTGCGCCTCATCGTGTTCGATATCGACGAGGAAACCGGTGCGAAATCGGTGAAGGACATCAAGGAGCAGGACGTCTACATGGGCGACATTCCGCTCATGACGATGAACGGCACCTTCATCGTCAACGGCACCGAGCGCGTCATCGTCTCGCAGATGCACCGTTCGCCCGGCGTGTTCTTCGACCACGACAAGGGCAAGACCCATTCCTCGGGCAAGCTGCTGTTCGCTGCCCGCGTGATTCCGTATCGCGGCTCCTGGCTCGATATCGAGTTCGACGCCAAGGACATCGTCTATGCGCGTATCGACCGTCGCCGCAAGCTGCCGGTGACCTCGCTGATGTTCGCGCTCGGCCTCGACGGCGAAGCGATCCTCAGTACGTTCTACAAGAAGATCCTCTACAAGCGGACCAAGGAAGGCTGGCGCGTTCCGTTCGATGCCAACCGTTTCCGCGGTTACTCGACCATCAACGATTTGATCGACGCCGACACCGGCAAGGTCGTGCTCGAGGCCGGCAAGAAGCTCACCGTGCGCGGTGCGCGTCAGATGCAGGAGAAGGGCCTGAAGGCGCTGCGCCTGTCGGACGAGGAGCTCGTCGGCAACTACCTCGCCGAGGACCTCGTCAATCCCAAGACCGGCGAGATCCACGCGGAAGCCGGTGAAGAGATCACCGACAAGTCCATGAAGGCCCTCAACGAGCAGGGCTACAAGGAGCTGCCGCTGCTCGACATCGACCACGTCAATGTCGGCGCCTACATCCGCAACACGCTCGCGGCCGACAAGAACATGACGCGTGAGGACGCGCTGTTCGACATCTACCGCGTGATGCGTCCGGGCGAGCCGCCGACGCTGGATTCGGCACAGGCGATGTTCCAGTCGCTGTTCTTCGACGCCGAGCGCTACGACCTGTCCGCGGTCGGCCGCGTCAAGATGAACATGCGTCTCGACCTCGATGCGCCCGACACCCAGCGCACGCTGCGCAAGGAAGACATCCTCTCCGTCATCAAGACGCTGGTGGATCTGCGCGACGGCAAGGGCGAGATCGACGACATCGACCACCTTGGCAACCGCCGTGTGCGTTCGGTCGGCGAGCTCATGGAGAACCAGTACCGCATCGGCCTCCTGCGTATGGAGCGCGCGATCAAGGAGCGCATGTCCTCGGTCGACATCGACACGGTCATGCCGCAGGACCTGATCAACGCGAAGCCGGCGGCTGCCGCCGTGCGCGAGTTCTTCGGCTCCTCGCAGCTCTCGCAGTTCATGGACCAGACCAACCCGCTGTCGGAGATCACCCACAAGCGTCGTCTCTCGGCGCTTGGACCGGGCGGTCTGACCCGCGAGCGCGCCGGCTTCGAGGTGCGCGACGTGCATCCGACGCATTACGGCCGTATCTGCCCGATCGAGACGCCGGAAGGCCCGAACATCGGTCTGATCAACTCGCTCGCCACCTTCGCGCGCGTCAACAAGTACGGCTTCGTCGAGACGCCTTACCGCAAGGTCAAGGACGGCCGCGTCACCGACGAGGTCGTGTACCTCTCGGCGATGGAGGAGGGCCGCTACACGGTCGCGCAGGCCAACGTGCCGCTCGACGCGAAGGGCCGCTTCACCGAAGACCTCGTGGTCTGCCGTCACGCCGGCGAAGTCTTGCCGGTGACGCCGGACAAGGTCGACTACATGGACGTGTCGCCGAAGCAGCTCGTTTCGGTCGCCGCGGCGCTGATCCCGTTCCTCGAGAACGACGACGCCAACCGCGCGCTGATGGGCTCGAACATGCAGCGCCAGGCGGTGCCGCTGGTTCGCGCCGAAGCGCCGTTCGTCGGCACCGGCATGGAAGGTGTCGTTGCGCGTGACTCGGGTGCTGCGATCGCGGCGCGCCGTTCGGGCGTGATCGACCAGATCGACGCGACCCGCGTCGTCATCCGTGCGACCGAAGATCTCGATCCGACCAAGTCGGGCGTCGATATCTACCGGCTGATGAAGTACCAGCGCTCCAACCAGTCGACCTGCATCAACCAGCGTCCGCTGGTGAAGGTCGGCGACATGGTCAAGAAGGGCGACATCATCGCCGACGGTCCGTCGACCGATCTCGGTGAGCTCGCGCTCGGCCGCAACGTGCTGGTCGCGTTCATGCCGTGGAACGGCTACAACTTCGAAGACTCGATCTTGCTCTCCGAGCGGATTGTGAAGGAAGACGTCTTCACCTCGATCCACATCGAGGAGTTCGAAGTGATGGCCCGCGACACCAAGCTCGGGCCCGAGGAAATCACCCGCGACATTCCGAACGTCTCGGAAGAAGCGCTGAAGAACCTCGACGAAGCCGGTATCGTCTACATCGGCGCGGAAGTCCGCGCCGGCGACATCCTGGTCGGCAAGATCACGCCGAAGGGCGAAAGCCCGATGACGCCGGAAGAAAAGCTTCTGCGCGCCATCTTCGGCGAAAAGGCCTCCGACGTTCGCGACACCTCGCTGCGCGTTCCCCCGGGAGTGCAGGGCACCATCGTCGAAGTGCGCGTGTTCAACCGTCACGGCGTCGACAAGGACGAGCGTGCGCTGGCGATCGAGCGGGAAGAGATCGAGCGTCTGGCCAAGGACCGCGACGACGAGCAGGCGATCCTGGACCGCAACGTCTATAACCGTCTTGCCGAGCTGCTCGAGGGACGGCAGGGCATCGCCGGTCCGAAGGGCTTCAAGAAGGACACCAAGATCACCCGTGCGGTGCTCGAGGAGTACCCGAAGTCGCAGTGGTGGCTGTTCGCTTCGCCGAACGACAAGCTGATGGCCGAGATCGAGGCCATGCGGAAGCAGTACGACGAATCGAAGAAGGGGCTCGAGCAGCGCTTCCTCGACAAGGTCGAGAAGCTTCAGCGCGGTGACGAATTGCCGCCCGGCGTGATGAAGATGGTCAAGGTCTTCGTCGCGGTGAAGCGCAAGATCCAGCCCGGCGACAAGATGGCCGGCCGCCACGGCAACAAGGGTGTGGTGTCGAAGATCGTGCCGATCGAGGACATGCCGTTCCTGGAGGACGGTACGCATGCCGACATCGTGCTCAATCCGCTGGGCGTGCCTTCGCGCATGAACGTCGGGCAGATCCTCGAGACGCATCTCGGCTGGGCTTGCGCCGGGCTCGGCAAGCGCATCGGCCAGACCGTCGATGCGTATCTGGCGAAGCAGGACATCAGGCCGCTGAAGGAAACCTTGAAGAAGGTCTACGGCGAGGACGAGACGATCAAGTCGCTCAACGACGGCGAACTGATCGAGCTCGGCCGTAATCTGAGCCACGGCGTGCCGATCGCGACGCCGGTGTTCGACGGCGCCAAGGAAGCCGACATCGAGGAGATGCTGAAGCTCGCGGGTCTCGACGCATCGGGCCAGTCGACCGTCTATGACGGCCGCACCGGCGATGCCTTCGATCGCAAGGTGACCGTGGGCTACATCTACATGCTCAAGCTGCACCATCTCGTCGACGACAAGATCCACGCGCGTTCGATCGGTCCGTACTCGCTCGTCACCCAGCAGCCGCTGGGCGGCAAGGCGCAGTTCGGCGGCCAGCGCTTCGGCGAAATGGAAGTGTGGGCGCTCGAAGCTTACGGCGCGGCCTACACGCTCCAGGAGATGCTGACCGTGAAGTCGGACGACGTCGCCGGCCGTACCAAGGTGTACGAGGCGATCGTGCGTGGCGACGACACCTTCGAGGCCGGTATTCCGGAATCGTTCAACGTGCTGGTCAAGGAAATGCGCTCGCTCGGCCTCAATGTCGACCTGCACAATTCCAAGGTCGGGCCGGGGACGGCGGAAGCGGCCGAGTAA